GTGCACCTGGTGGAGCAGCACTACACGCAGGAATTCCACGCGCTGCAGGATCGCTTCCGGGTCACGGCCATCAGCAGCGACAGCgaccagaaattcttcttctccAAAGAGGTGAAGCTGAACGACGTGGTGATCTGCACGGCAAAGATCCTGCAGAACGCCCTGACCAGCCAGGACAAGGACATGCATGTGGAGCTGACGGGTAGGAGCCCGGTGAGATGGGACCTGGCCCATGTGGGGCTGGGATCTCGGGGCCGGATCCCCAGCTTGTGTGCCCATGTCGCTCAGCTGGTGTTAACCAGAATCATCTGGCCTTTTGTTACTGCTGACCGTGCACAGGCCAGCAAGAAAACGCAGCTTGACTCTCAGCTCCTGGGAACTGGAGATGGTGGGAGTGAGGGAAAAGGGCTGGTCCCTGGACAGAGGAGCCCTGGGTGGCCGATTCATTCCCTGTTGATacagtgggggcagcagggaggctaCCTTGCCTTGGAGATGGAGAGGCAGAAGGGCTAGTGCCGGTGTTTTGTAAACTGCACACATTTGATCTGGAGTCCGTGGGAGGCAGAAAAGACAGTATCATTCCCCCTGCCCTTGGCAGTTGCTGGTCACCTCGCAGAGCAGACCCCCACTCTGTCCACCTGCCCATATGGTCCCCTCGCCGAAGCATGTGAGCCTCAAAATCCTCCCAGTCCTGTtatcacatgctcagggtttagctgatcgccagatttggggtcgggaaggaattttcctccagggcagattggcagaggccctggaggtttttcgccttcctctgcagtgtggggcatgggtcacttgctggaggattctctgcagcttgaggtcttcaaaccacaatttgaggacttcaataactcaggcataggttaggggtttgttatagaagtggatgggtgaggttctgtggcctgcattgtgcaggaggtcagactagatgatcatattggtcccttctgaccctaaagtctatgagtctatctctaTTTGGCAGCCAGGGATTGCACCCGACAGAGgctaagtgatgtgcccaaggcaccccagggagtctgtggcaaagctgggaactgACCCCGGGTCCCCAGCAAGCACCCTAGTCACTTCCCCTCCTTCCAAAGCCTCCCCCCCAGTTAGCCTCCCTCCGGTCAGCTTGGCTCAGCCCCATCTCCCCGGGCAGATTTCTCCCTGCTGGTGATTGACGAATGCCACCACACCCACAAGGACGGCGTCTACAACCAGATCATGGAGGATTACCTGGAGCGCAAGCTGAGAGGCCAGCGGAAGCTGCCGCAGATCCTGGGCCTCACTGCCTCACCCGGCACCGGGGGGGCCACCAGCATCCAGGGGGCCAGGCAGCACATCCTGCAGGTGAGTGGAGCGTTTCTCACCGCTCCGTCCCAGCTAAGTCAGGGACATGGCTGGCTGCCACCCCGGTGGCCCAGGAACTGGGGAACCCCCCTGAGATTGCACCAGGCTTGTCTTTTGGCTGCTGGAAAAGGCCCTTGGAGCAGGAATTGGGGCCGCGCAAACTGTCCGCCAAGGGAGCCCATCTCCTTGGCTTCTGGTCGCCTGGGACCTGAGATTCTAGCCACGGCAGCCACATGGGTCACAGAGCTGCAGTGTTGTTCCCTCCGGTGTCTGTCGGGGGACGTCCCTAGGGTGTGGGGTGGTGAGTGGCCACTGGTGCCAGATGTGCCCATGCTGATGGTACCCACCCCCCTCCATTGACTGGGACCCATTGACCCAGGTCAGTGCATCCACGGCATGTGGGTCATACGGCTCTCGGGATGGGGGGGTGTTTAACCCTTTTAGATCTGCGCCAACCTGGACACCGCCAAAATCATGTCATCCCAGAAGCACCGTGTCCACCTGGAGGCTGAAGTCCCTCAGCCCAGGAAGCAGTACGACGTGTCCCATGAGAGGCCGCAGGTAAAGGGCTCTCAGGGCTGCACATGGGCACAGACCccgggggagaagggagagatctCACTGCAGGGGAGACCAGCGACAGCCCTTGGGAGTTTAAACCCCTCAGTCAGCTCTGCTAAGgtcagggtctgggaggggtGGCCGAGCCCATCCCGTAATCAGCGGGGTCCCTGGTGCTCCCAGCCTGCGACCCAGCTTTCACCGTGCCTTCGGGGCATGCCACAGGCAGCAGCCTTCCCCTCTGAGCTCCCCTGCCACGCTCTGCTCCCCAGGATCCCTTGGGCAGGAAGCTGAAGGAGACCATGGCCCACATCCACCAGTACCTGGACGTTCGTGACCTGCCGCAGGACTTTGGCACGCAGAGCTACGAGCAGCGCGTTGtcgagctggggaaggaaggtgaGGGTCTGTGTGCCAGTGCAGGGGAGGGGTTAACGGGTTGAGAGGAGCCATAGAAGTCAAGAGCTAATCAGCGGGAGGAAGGTTGAGTTTGTGGCTCAGGCATTGGATTGGGACTCGGGAgctctggattcagttcccagctccgCCTGGCATTGGGCAAGTCAGTTCATTGtgctgtgcctcggtttccctacctgtaaaatggcgATAACGATCCTCCCTTTGCGTTACCTCTTCCGACTGAGTGCTCTTAGGGGCAGGTCTGGTCTCTTCTAACATGTCCACGCGATGCCCAGCACAACGGGATCCCTCCAGGCATTGCTGTATCTACACACGAATGGCCTAGATAAACCACCTGAGCTCCAGAACGGGCACCCACGCAGATCCCAATGACAGCGCTTGCAAGAGGGCAGAATGCTGCCTGCAGCATGTCCCTTAGCTGTGGGACTCCctgctgcagggtgggagggaagcTAATAGCCCTGGAGGGTTTTTGCGTGGAATGGTGCCTGCAGGGACCCAAGCCACGAACCTGATCCCAAGGATTGTGCAGCGCCATGCGCTGAGGTGCAAAGTGACCCCGGGGAAGGAATTACCCTGCCCCTCCCGTGGGATAGCCTGGGGCTTCTGATTCCGCACCCTGGCTGCTGCGGGGGACTGAGCCAGGTTACTGAGCCATTGtggcattttctgttattgtcttttccTCCTCACTTTGTAATGGGCCTTTGACACATGCTTTCTTCCCAGAGccggaatagaacccaggcatcctggctcccagccccccctgctctaacaccagatacacccctcccagagccgggaatagaacccaggcgtcctggctcccagccccccccccccctgctctaacactagatacacccctcccagagccaggaatagaacccaggcgtcctggctcccagcccccccccccggctctaaCACTAGatacacccctcccagagccaggaatagaacccaggagtcctgagcccgATCCCCACACTAGCCCCGCTCTCAGTGACTGCCCAAGGCGCTGGGATTGGCTCTCAGCCATTGCTACAGTGGTTTTGTTCCAGGAGCCCAATCGTTCTGCCGTAAGAAGCGCACATGCGCCATGCACCTGTGGAAGTACAACGACGCGCTGCTGATCAATGACACGGTGCGCATGATCGATGCCTTCAGTGCCCTGGACGAGTTCTACCAGCTGGAAAAGGCCACCAAGCTTCTGCAGGACCCCACGGAGCGCTTCCTCGTCAGCACCTTCGAGGGtaagggctggaggcaggatatggtgtgggggggaggggtcagcaaGGCCCAATGTGCTCATCTAGGCCGGGCTCCAGAGAACCCTCCCCAGGTACCTGCCAGGCAGGccggtggcagaactgggactagaacccatgtgtcctgactcccaggccagtgccctaacCGCTAGACCACGCTGCCCCTCACACTGCTGGGCGCATGGGACCTCTCTCCGGGAGGACTCGCTGCCAGCTGTACATTACATGTGACGAGCCCCTTGAGAAACGTTAGGATTAATGTAACCCATGGGGCGGAGGCTGGTCCCCAGGAGCGGATAAGAGCCTACAGCTGAGCTAATAGTCGCTCCTTTCACTTCAGCAGTAGAAGTCTGTGTTCTTAGCGCtgcaggccctgggtttgactCCTGGGCCAGGGTGCGTGTGCTGTAAATTAGCCCTGGGGCTCGCTGGCTCAGAGCTGCAGCTCTCACCTGCCTGCACGCTCCGCTCCGTTGCAGAGATCAAGGCAGCCCTGCTGGCTCTGGCCAGCGACCCGCGCTACGAGAACCCCAAGCTGAGCAAGCTGGAGGAGATCCTCCAGGAGCAGTTCCAGACCCTGGGCCGCTCCCGCGGCATCATCTTCACCAGGACGCGCCAGAGCGCCCACGCCCTGCACAAGTGGATCCAGGAGAACGCGAAGCTGGCGAGACTGGGCATTAAGGCAGCTGTCCTGACTGGAGCCGGCTACAGCAACCAGACCAAGCACATGACCCAGGtgggtggctgggagggagggggcagacgGTGCTGAAGGCAGCTGTGCCCTGCACGGCTCTTCTCAGCCCAGGAGCTCCAGGTgctttgcacacacacatacccctcttGAGGGAGGCCACGGGAAAGAGCGAGAAACGGAGGCACAAAGAAGGAAGTGCCGTGATTCCCAGGCTGGTGacagagctggaaagagaacccaggcgtcctgacccCCAAGCTCTACCCCACTGGAACCCAGTCTCCTCTCGCAGCTGGGAGAAGAGAACTCTGgagtcccctcccctccaagagtggggaaaagaacccaggagtcctgactcccgcCCCCTcctctgttctaaccactaggtcCTGCCCCACCCATCCCACTGGGTGAGCAGAAGGAAGCATGGGGGACCTGTCCCCTCACACTTGGGAGGGAAGGGACGAGTCAGTAGCTTTAATCCGTGTGATTCTCGCCCTGTCGTGGCTGGGGGGGTCCTGGAGCTGTGTTCTGGGGAGTCCCCATGCAGAGCTGCAACTTCAGACTGTGTCCCAGGTCCCATCTTTCCAAGATTCCCTGTTGTCCTTTAGCCTGGCAGTTGGGCAATTGCTATGGGGCCTGCCTGGCATCGctgcgggcctgggttccctgcgGTGCCGGGGCCTGGCCCACGGTGCGCAGAAACAGCTCCGTCCCTTCTCTCTTCCCAGAACGAGCAGCAAGACGTGATCAAGTTGTTCCGCAAGGGAGACCTCAACCTGCTCTTCTCCACCAGCgtggctgaggagggcctggaCATCCCAGAATGCAACATCGTGGTTCGCTATGGGCTGATGACCAATGAGATCGCCATGGTGCAGGTAGCTGGCTGCTCCCCGGGCCTTGTTCCCCGGATCCTTCCCTCCTGGCTCCGAGGGGCTGAGCACTAGGCTGGGCTGCATGGGCTGCAGGGGGAAGCCGCCTGTCCCAGGCCTACCCGTCTGGGTCTGTCTGACACACACCCGGCCCCCGGCTCCCTGGAGTCCTGCTGAGTGCCGTTCGCAGCTGGGTCCCTCTCGCTGGAGCCCAAGCGGTGCTCAGCTGTGTGCTGAGGCCAGGAAAACATAGGGCATGGAGACCAGACCCCCCACTCCTCTCTAGGGGTGCTCCCTGCAGGCCAGGGTCAAGGCACGCTCGGGAGGGGACTGCACCCATGAGGCCTTCCATCCCCAGTGctatctgccagcagcaccagggGATGGCGAATCCGCCCGCACCTAGTGGGCTCAGCGTTCACCCAACCCCCTCGCTGGGGGGTGTTGCAGACCTCCCATCCCTCCACTCCTGGGCGGGGTGCGGGGAGGGGCACTGCCGGCGCTTTCCCCGGGGCTCTGTCCTGAGCTGACCCCAGGCGTGACCCCACTGTGCGTCCCCGTTTACACAGGCCAGGGGCCGCGCCCGCGCCGAGAACAGTCTGTACTCCGTCCTCGCCAAGGCCAACAGCAAGGAGGTGTTGCGGGAGCGGCTGAACGAGACCTTGGAGGAGCTCATGCAAAGAGTCATCGAAGAGGTGCAGGCCATGCCGGAGAAGGAGTACCGGGACACGGTGAGGGGCCGGCATTCGGCACAGCCCTGGGGGCCAGCAGCTGTTGACCCGTGTCCATGCTCCTGGTGCAGACTGGGATTCCCTGTGCACTGGGCCGGCTGGGTCCTGAGGCCCCGTTCTCCACCCCAGCCACGGTGCTCAGACAGCCTGTGTTTTTGTGCTAAGGCCCCAAGTGCCTGCCCCGTGGGGTGGTGGGTGGCAGCAGGTCCCAGGCTGGATGGGGAGGGGACGGAGCGGAGCTGAGGGGGCTGGTGGTGCCTCTTGCTGCGTGTCTCTGGGTGTCTCACTCGCATTGTGTTCCTGTCGCACCTCCGCtgagctgcccctcccctccccagatcaCAGACCTGCAGCGAAGCGCCATCATTAGCCGGAAGGTGAAGAAGGCTGAAGGCAACCAGAAGCGGCAGCTGCACGACCCGGACGCCGTCCGCCTCCACTGCATAAACTGCAACATGGCCGTGTGCCACGGCAGCGACCTGCGCACCGTGGAGAAGATGCACCATGTCAACATCAACCCGGACTTCAAGTGAGGGCGGGACTGGTGGGATGGggaccagggaggggagccctGCCCATGTCCCCCGGGGCACCCAGCCGTTCACTGTGTGGAGCTGGGCAGCAACCTCCAGCCCCCACTGGGGACAGTTGCTAGCACAGGCATGTTTGATGCTGCAGTAGATGTTCCCCGAGCCCGTGCCCTCAGCCCTCTCTCTCGCTCTGCGCTGAGGCCCCCGGCCTGGCAGCCCCGCTGGCCCCTCACTCAGCCCTGGGACTCCCTGTGGGGTCAGCTTTGCAGCCTCTCCCAGCAAGATCCTGGAGAGACCTGTCTGTCGGCCCCATCAGGCCAGGGTCCTTCCCGTCTGTTCCAGGGACAGATCCAGGGAGCAGCTTGGCCGTACTTGGGGCTGGGattgtccctctctggggcagagggcGGGGAGCTCCCCTCCCCGGGTGGCTGCGTGCTGGCTCCGCTTGGGAACCCTGCACCCTTGGCTCACAGGCACCTTCTGCGTAGCTCCTTATGGCAATGGCTCTTGGCGCATTTCTCGCAGGATTTACTACAATGCCACGTCCAACAACGTGGAGATTCCCCGCAACTTCAAGGACTGGAAGCCGGGGGGCAGCATCAGCTGTGTGAGCTGCGGCCAGGTGGGTATGCGGCTGAGACACacgctggggctgggcagggctgttaGCTGCTTTCACAGGTGACTCTCACCTACTGGGTAAGCAGGCACTGGGGTCGAACTGGAAATGCGTCCAGTCTGCATGTACAGAGCCCATGTGACGGAGAATCCAGACATCCCTTGGGGAtcccaggctgccagccccaaatgttcaaaaaccatgaggtttttaaaagggggtttctgagcctttggagtcacagctcccctccccccagcttttctgcacagccatgagggctagaaacttcctttttattttaaggGGAAGCTGAGATTCCCCCCCCATATcgcatgactccaagagctggggctttaaggaaagcaTCAAATATTAAATCCCGGGAATTGGCAATAGGGGGatctgttccaatggctaattatccACATTTCAGAATGGGCGACGTATTTCCAGTGGGAGTTTTTCTGCATTAAACTTACACCCAAGCGCCAATGGCTGGATGTGGGAGTGAGTGTCTGTGTGCACGTGTCAGTCTGTGTGTGACTGGGCGGGTGGGGATAAGGTGTATACGCTCCCCTGGATATAAGTAGAAGCTGTTTGTACAGTTCAGCTCTGGGGTTAGATTCTAAGCCCTGTCGCCCAGACGTGTGACTGTTTGCTCCCGGCGATTTGCGGTGGATCCTGACTGTCTGTCCGGGTGATGTGTCTCCCCTCTGTCCGTGCAGGCCTGGGGCATGGAGATGATCTACCGCAGCGTGACACTGCCCATCCTCTCCATCAAAAACTTTGTGGTGGCGACGCCGGACGGGAACAAACAGCCCAAGCAATGGAGCCGGGTGACTTTCACCATCGAGGAGTTTGACTACGTGGAGTACTGCAGCAGGAACCTGGGCATGTAGCACCTGGCGAGCTCAGGAGACTGGCCGAGCCCCAAGCACCCTGATAGGGAgcctgagcccagccctgggcatgGTAGGCCGCAGCAGCCCTGCCAGAGATCAGCACTGGGCATAGTGGAAGCATTTTAACCCTGCTTTTCCCAGGTGTGGCTCTGTCCTTCCTCCATATGCTCCACAGCGCCCGGGCACTGGGCAGCAATAGACCAATGGAGGAGGAAGGTCGCCCTGGAGATGGGCCCCCCTGCGCTCCTGCCCCTCTCcgctctgctgggcccctctggGCCCACACAGGATCaggtgcaggattgggacctaaggGGGCTGCCTCCCCCAGAgaccaggctctgggctggtagATGGCCTAGTGATGGGACTGAAGTGTCCCGGCCAAACAGGGCAAGGGACcatagaaccacagggttagaTGGGACTGCGGGGGTCATGTTATCTGAACCCCTGCCGAGATCTGTACTATTCACCCAGGATTGACCATAaaacccctcctgccctccccaggTGTCTAACACactcccccatccaccctcctCTGCCCCTCAGCAGTCACTGCTAAGGAGCAGAGTGTTGTGACCAAATCTCAGGCCTGGGATGCAAGACGCCTGggccctgttcccagctctgctgctgactcactggCTGATCTCACACAAGTCTCGtcctgcctctgtgcctcagtttccctacccaTCAGAAAAGGATTATGCTGTGCCCCTTCTAGGGGGAGTCTGCAGGTACATTTATTTATGGTTCTGTGAAGGACAGGACACATCTTTCCCACCCTGCCCCTGTCCAGGAAACCCCCCCGATCTCACTCACAGCTTGCAGTGATTCTGCGCAATGCGCAGAAGCCAATCTTTTTTCCTGCTGGGCTGCACAAAGCCGAGTGCATGTCGATTGCAGCAGTGCGTGATTGGTTTGCAGAACTGCCACCAGCCCCTCTGCTGCCCGAACCGCGAGCCAGTGCAGTGGCTCGTGCTTAGCCAGAGCGGAGGAGCCACTACGAAAACAGGCAAGTTctcatgaaaataataataatatagccgATAGGGGGCCTGCTCGAGCCTCTCAGGGCCCTGCGCAATTCCTCAGTCTGCTGATGCCTGGCCCCGTCCCGGCTCTGGCTAGGTAGGAAATACAAGCCCCACGGAGTCCCTAGACACCATGCAATGCGTTCGGGAGTGGCCACGCTGATCTCCAAGCAGCCTTCTGCCACTTGGGGGTTTAAGGCTGTGACACTGGCAGgctaggtgccagctcatgccacgGTCCCCAGGCCTCCACTGAACACTGACAGATACATGGCGGACACCAGCCTGTCTCCCCGAGGGCTAGTGCTGTTAAAATAGGTAGCAGAACTATCAGCATGTGCTTTGTGTTTAGACTGTATTGAATCGCTGTCAGTTGCTACGTGCATTAATCGCAGTCAGACTGTCCCACACTGTAAGGTAATCGCTGAGCGTTTGCGCTGTCAGCCTCAGTAACTGTGTAAGGACCGGACTGGAGAGCGCGATTAGTGTGAAATGCTGGTTCCCGCCAGCAGGTGTTACCGCCAGCCCACAAGGAAGGCCCAGTCACACCAGACAGACTAGAGCGGAACACTAACATGGACAAAAGACTTGGTGGTTTACGCTCCCCACCCTGTTAGGATGAGTCTCGACtgtgaattcctcccatcagctgagtttcaACTCCAAGCAGAAGCGGGGAAGGGAATAAAGCCCCCTAACAAGGAGGAACTGGATCTTTAAGCTGCTTTGCATGGGACAAGGATCGCTGGGCGTAGGCAAAAGGGGCCCAGCTGCTCAGCCTGGCCTAGCCATGTGGGCCATACAGAGCTTGCGTAGCACAGAAGCTTCTGTTACTTTTTGACACTGAAGGTTGGCCCCCGTTTGTGTGCATATGTCTGCCTGCTTTGCCTGTATGAGTGACTCGGATTTGCTTTTCTATAGAATAAATCTTTAGACAGGTTAGTGTAGGACTGGCTACGCGTGTCATCTTTGGGGTGTGATCTGAGGTGCACTTAGCCTGGGGAAAGGgatggtcctttgggactgggagtaacctgaatattgctgtgactCTTGGTGTAAGGGACTATCTCTCACAAAGGCAGGCccacctgggtggcaagacagatcagagtgccccaggggACTGCCTGTGAGGCCATGGCTAGGTCCTTacagtgcctgaggagttcacacATGATAATTGACGGGCGAGATCCAAGCATGGCACTCACAGCCCAGCAGGGGTTGGTGTCCTGCTTACTAACAGGCTGCCATTCATGCTCctgagccactgcaggacagcttggCAGAGGCACGTGGTCTCAGACCGTGTCTGTATTTGCCGAGTTTCTCTTAGACGGAAGAGCGCAGGCTGGAGGA
This is a stretch of genomic DNA from Gopherus evgoodei ecotype Sinaloan lineage chromosome 23, rGopEvg1_v1.p, whole genome shotgun sequence. It encodes these proteins:
- the DHX58 gene encoding probable ATP-dependent RNA helicase DHX58 isoform X2, coding for MELRDYQWEVILPALEGENIIIWLPTGAGKTRAAAYVCKRHLETRERAKVAVLVNRVHLVEQHYTQEFHALQDRFRVTAISSDSDQKFFFSKEVKLNDVVICTAKILQNALTSQDKDMHVELTDFSLLVIDECHHTHKDGVYNQIMEDYLERKLRGQRKLPQILGLTASPGTGGATSIQGARQHILQICANLDTAKIMSSQKHRVHLEAEVPQPRKQYDVSHERPQDPLGRKLKETMAHIHQYLDVRDLPQDFGTQSYEQRVVELGKEGAQSFCRKKRTCAMHLWKYNDALLINDTVRMIDAFSALDEFYQLEKATKLLQDPTERFLVSTFEEIKAALLALASDPRYENPKLSKLEEILQEQFQTLGRSRGIIFTRTRQSAHALHKWIQENAKLARLGIKAAVLTGAGYSNQTKHMTQNEQQDVIKLFRKGDLNLLFSTSVAEEGLDIPECNIVVRYGLMTNEIAMVQARGRARAENSLYSVLAKANSKEVLRERLNETLEELMQRVIEEVQAMPEKEYRDTITDLQRSAIISRKVKKAEGNQKRQLHDPDAVRLHCINCNMAVCHGSDLRTVEKMHHVNINPDFKIYYNATSNNVEIPRNFKDWKPGGSISCVSCGQAWGMEMIYRSVTLPILSIKNFVVATPDGNKQPKQWSRVTFTIEEFDYVEYCSRNLGM
- the DHX58 gene encoding probable ATP-dependent RNA helicase DHX58 isoform X1, with protein sequence MLTPALPPSHWLCASCRCLVPAHMELRDYQWEVILPALEGENIIIWLPTGAGKTRAAAYVCKRHLETRERAKVAVLVNRVHLVEQHYTQEFHALQDRFRVTAISSDSDQKFFFSKEVKLNDVVICTAKILQNALTSQDKDMHVELTDFSLLVIDECHHTHKDGVYNQIMEDYLERKLRGQRKLPQILGLTASPGTGGATSIQGARQHILQICANLDTAKIMSSQKHRVHLEAEVPQPRKQYDVSHERPQDPLGRKLKETMAHIHQYLDVRDLPQDFGTQSYEQRVVELGKEGAQSFCRKKRTCAMHLWKYNDALLINDTVRMIDAFSALDEFYQLEKATKLLQDPTERFLVSTFEEIKAALLALASDPRYENPKLSKLEEILQEQFQTLGRSRGIIFTRTRQSAHALHKWIQENAKLARLGIKAAVLTGAGYSNQTKHMTQNEQQDVIKLFRKGDLNLLFSTSVAEEGLDIPECNIVVRYGLMTNEIAMVQARGRARAENSLYSVLAKANSKEVLRERLNETLEELMQRVIEEVQAMPEKEYRDTITDLQRSAIISRKVKKAEGNQKRQLHDPDAVRLHCINCNMAVCHGSDLRTVEKMHHVNINPDFKIYYNATSNNVEIPRNFKDWKPGGSISCVSCGQAWGMEMIYRSVTLPILSIKNFVVATPDGNKQPKQWSRVTFTIEEFDYVEYCSRNLGM